The Primulina huaijiensis isolate GDHJ02 chromosome 18, ASM1229523v2, whole genome shotgun sequence DNA window gtcttctgAGTGTGATTGTATGttgattttcttgtagtgtttgtGTAGAGTGACGATAAATTACTAAGAATaaatatcttgtgagacgatctcacgaatttttatatgtgagacgggttatTTGTacttatattcacaataaaattatactctcagtataaaaagtaataatttttcataatccaaataaaatatttgacccacgaaattgagatgtgagaccgtctcacaaaaatttttatgaattactAAAGCTAATAATCTCGCTCCAACATAGAACTAATCATACCAAATAACAGATGATTACACGATTAATCTATGCTACActaaaatatctattttcgATGTTTGTTTTGTATAACGATCGTCTAATCTGACTTAAAAATATGTGAGATTAAtcactatttttttattttataatcaaaatataataaaataatcgaTTCTCGATATAAGATAAGACTCACAGGATAAATTAGGGTGAATACTATATAGCATGAACTCAATCTAAATAATCAAACTTCATCCGCCACCTTATACAGCCGCGTCGACCGACACAAGGGACAGCTCACCTGTGACTCCAGCCACGTGTCAATGCACCCAGGGTGGAACACGTGGCCACAGTTGGGGATCATCTTCACACTCTCTGTCCCCCGAAACTCGCTCAAGCAAATCGGGCATTCCTCCCGCAGCTGCAGAGTCGCCGCCGCGTCATAGGGCAAGAGTGGGAGGGACTTCACGGTGGAGGGGTCCAACCCGATCGACGAGTCTTGATGATTTCTGTGTGCGGAAGAGGCGGTGGCAGTGGAGGAAGGAGAAGGAGAGTTGTCGGAGAAACATCGGCTGTACACCGAAAAAAGCCCCATGAAGACGAAGAAAGTGAGAACGATGACGATGGCCAGAGTCATGGATGAGTCTAGAGATCTAGAGGGTTCTGCCACGGCGGTTGTGGTGGCGTTCTCGATCATGAAGACGGTGGTTGATTGGTCCGGAGTGGCCGCTTGCAGCAGTTTTCTGACGGGAGTTACGGCGGTGAACATATTGGGATGTTTCGACAAAAGTGAGGGGGAACTAGGAAGGCTTCCACACTTCCAATTGAGTCCGCGGGATGCACAAGTTGAGATTAATTATCCACATTCTGCGGATTGAGACTTGGTTGGCACAGGTGGGGCTTGAGcagttgatatatatatatatatatatattattttattatatataattgtatGGATAATCCGTGGATTTGACAATCGGcgcatttatttaaaataaaatactgatATGATTGGTAGCTTATAGTGTCTATCTGTACGTAAAATTCAAGTTTGAGATAATCTTTAATATTGGAAAATTGGTTTTAAATCTCCAAATCCAAACTCTATTTTATCTTTAACCCTTTATACCTCAAAAATTTTGCCCAAACTCCCTAAAGAGTTTAAAATTGACAAAAATATCtttatatattaaatgattGATTTTCCTCGgataaatggtatcagagccgaagtaaaattatttcaaacatacaaatttattattattaagtaattaaatgtttgaggaggagaattttctcAATTAACATGAATCCGAATCCAGGTTCGAGATTAATTCTTTACAGAAACTATTCCAAAAATTTGGAATACTGGCAACAAGAAGATCTAACCAAGGTTAGATATCAAAAAAGAACTTATCAGATTCttaaggtaaacttatgattcaaaataataacaTCCTAGAAATAGTACCGGATTCCTCTAAACTCTCcggagatcttagagaaattcaaaagacGGTACATAATTATgacaatatattatattatgtacaacaaaatgtggagaaaatctttgaaaattaggaagaaatttttggaatattaaaggatattcgaacAAGAATTCAGAACCTAGAATAACAGCCAAGTTCTAGTGAGAGGACTTCAGAAGGAAGGTTACCACCATCCTTTAGTACTGAGCCCTTATTATATCAAAGAGGGAAGGCCAAGGTGATGACAAAACCTTTAACTGAATAAGAAAAGATTATCAATCTAATGAAAacagtctcagaaaagaaattaatatgatgacaactttagaaatgATTGGTCTACaggatctacaagagcttgcagaatcttttgcaaatctcaaGGTTGTAGATCTGAAAATGAATACGACTGGGGGTGAACAACCTACCACAATCTAGTCATCTACACAGGAACCACTAAGAGAAAGTGTAGGATatcagaatataaatatgagagaatctcaGCCAGACTTTTATACTGGTGGAGAAGCACAACCAACGGGAATAAGGTTAAGGAAGAATCAAATTCCTTTGCACCAAACACCTTATGGGAAATCTGTTTTAAAACCTATACATCTttatggggttatgcttaacctagatgtattagatttaaaaaacagagatctcatagatgattgggcatctgctatgagaattgctgcaagaacacttgatctcaatagagaatgattcattaaacttttggaaatgagtcttatgggatcagtgaaaattgcttgtggtgatgaaggaaaacttctgaacccaaaaatgaagtattctagacggtttggagaaacaatgttCCAACTAAGAGCAGATAAAGAACTCCAACCAAAAGAAATAGAATGCTttaagatagctctacataAGAATgaggtagagtttgaatctaaggtatccttagaagatgtcaataaaaggataaaagaaaattacaatgaagatcccttgACATGGTGGgacaaaaatcaactcaaagcttgtcttaaaattaaggaaggcacaAAGTATGAATTTGTCTGTTGCAAACCTATCCCAATGAACATAATTGAtaaaagggatatgcagattataatcaaggaacatttggaccttgtTTTGATCAAAGTAGGAATTTCACCATACAGTAGCCCATGATTTCTTGTAAGAAATTatggtgaaataaaaaagaacaaaCCCAGACcggttattaattatcaagagattaataatattctggagtttgatgagTATTTTATACCTAGCAGAGAACATCTAATCATTTTCATATGCAATgcaaagatattctctaagtttgattgtaagtctggtttttatcagattcggatgcaggaagaaagcaagaaatttacAACTTTCTCCACACCACAAGGACACTATATCTGGGAGGTATTACAAAtgagattggctaattcaccacagatatttcagaagaaaatggataatctatttaaagattatttcaaatttatgtttgtctatattgaCGATGTGTTGATCacatctaaaaatatggaatAACATATTAAACATCTAGAGATTTTCTCTGAcatttgtaaaaaagaaggactggttctatcagaaaagaaagcagtcattgctacaagacaaattgaatttctaggaatagaaatcgatgagtctggaataattttgcaagatcatatagtagaaaagatgcaaaattttccaaacgagttaaaagaaaagaaacaacttcaaatttttctgggagttgttaattttgctgagatgtttataaaaaacctagcaaaacacggGAAAATATTTAGTCCATTATTAAAGAAAGATACAagatttatatggacaaaaGAACACACAGAAGAACTTGTCTATTTAAAAgagatttgtaaaaatcttccaaaaatggctatctctcaagatgaagatgatctAGTATTATATACTTGTAAAGAAATTcgctttgaaagttgataacacacaggtgaaTGCCTTCTTAAGAAATAGAATTGAGTCTAAATCTGAGAAGGCTAGATTATTAAGATGACAAGCACTATGTcagaattataattttgatactgtgataattaaatctcatgaaaatattcttgcagattttttaacaagagatggacaatGGTAATATCGATGTCATCATCAAGATGCaaaggcatttgagggaacaccttgaaatgcttcaaaccgagctTAACAAGCTGGTcttaaacgcagaagttgcgggcgggaaggctacaacaagtcgataagagaattgtctatgatcgaatcacaggatgtttacaggcgTATAcacagttatggtctgtaatacaAGGACTCtactccaaggcattgagaagccactggtttcccaaatagagagttttcgagtacatgactctatacctggagcaggggattAAAATACCCCTatcacaagtgttaagtcgagATCATCTCCAGATGAATCGGCTGAAataaaaattgagactccagatccttatctcgattcttcaagtcaacccttcacctcggagATTGAAGAAGGAAAGATCAACTTTAGACCTAATACTGACAAGGGTAAATCTAAGGTTGATACTAATGAAactgcaatttctccatttcaggtttaccaacaaaACTGGGAGAAATTAAAACAAGAATAGACATTAACCTAGTTACTAACAGGGTTGATGTTTCAGAAAAATATCcaagggtatggatgaaaccaaattcatatccaaaggaggtcaaagcttggtatgaattcggggctcttgcctcagtttatactacatCTCCAAGCTTCCCAGAAATTACAGGACTACCTAAATGGATTCAGGAATCTGTTCATGACACTTGGGCGAATAACGattatttgtccagaggagatattttggagttatatttttttagtacagcCCCCGAACCAGCAGGAAAAagctcacacgaagcctttcatttcatcaagttaaGGAGGCCAGATACAAATGTCCAGAAATTTATCAAGGATCCTCCGTCAGAAGAAACACTCCTTGTTGCTTCAATAACTGAAGACGACATTTCCACCAGAAGAGCATGAGGTCTATGTGTCTGTCTTactgagatggacaaagtcaagttttcgTTTAAGTTTTATCATAATTAGGTAAACGGATCATTCATGTTGAATACAATAACAGGAAAAAccacaagttttgcagaagatctattcgaaaagaaaagaaatcttctgtaGAATAGCAAGCTGCTGGGGAGTAAAGAAACTCGTCAaaaattctgtaatatggcttatgtgggaagatgg harbors:
- the LOC140964656 gene encoding RING-H2 finger protein ATL57, whose translation is MFTAVTPVRKLLQAATPDQSTTVFMIENATTTAVAEPSRSLDSSMTLAIVIVLTFFVFMGLFSVYSRCFSDNSPSPSSTATASSAHRNHQDSSIGLDPSTVKSLPLLPYDAAATLQLREECPICLSEFRGTESVKMIPNCGHVFHPGCIDTWLESQVSCPLCRSTRLYKVADEV